In Mycteria americana isolate JAX WOST 10 ecotype Jacksonville Zoo and Gardens chromosome 5, USCA_MyAme_1.0, whole genome shotgun sequence, one DNA window encodes the following:
- the CHAC1 gene encoding glutathione-specific gamma-glutamylcyclotransferase 1 — MKRDPQRPEECPGRPEEPPPPPPLSSSSSPPGEAEGAELKLTPPVWIFGYGSLVWRPGFEFTSRKVGFIRGYSRRFWQGDTFHRGSERMPGRVVTLLEDCGACTWGVAYEVRGEQIAASLQYLNMREAVLGGYDTKLVKFHPQEKDAEEPILALVYIATPQNPSYLGPASEEDIAAQIIVSSGCAGHNIEYLLRLADFMRYFCPQAEDKHLFSIEEALISILPCLYYTEEPLEETASVPLESKG, encoded by the exons ATGAAGCGCGACCCGCAGCGCCCCGAGGAGTGCCCGGGCCggccggaggagccgccgccgcccccccccctttcctcctcctcctcgcccccgGGGGAGGCGGAGGGCGCGGAGCTGAAGCTGACGCCGCCGGTGTGGATCTTCGGGTACGGCTCGCTGGTGTGGAGGCCGGGCTTCGAGTTCACGTCGCGCAAGGTGGGCTTCATCCGCGGCTACAGCCGCCGCTTCTGGCAAGGCGACACCTTCCACCGCGGCAGCGAGAGGATG CCCGGCCGGGTGGTGACGCTGCTGGAGGACTGCGGG GCATGTACGTGGGGTGTAGCCTATGAAGTCCGTGGGGAACAAATTGCTGCATCGCTCCAGTATCTCAACATGCGAGAAGCTGTCCTGGGAGGCTACGACACCAAGTTGGTAAAGTTCCACCCTCAGGAGAAAGATGCGGAGGAACCCATCCTGGCTCTTGTTTACATTGCAACACCCCAGAACCCTTCTTACCTCGGCCCAGCATCTGAAGAAGACATTGCAGCTCAAATCATTGTCTCAAGTGGTTGTGCTGGTCATAACATTGAGTACTTGCTGAGACTGGCAGACTTCATGCGCTACTTTTGTCCTCAAGCAGAGGATAAACATCTCTTCTCCATTGAAGAGGCTCTTATTTCCATCCTTCCATGCCTATACTACACAGAGGAGCCTCTAGAAGAAACTGCAAGTGTCCCTCTGGAATCTAAGGGTTGA